Proteins encoded in a region of the Desulfosoma sp. genome:
- the trmD gene encoding tRNA (guanosine(37)-N1)-methyltransferase TrmD — protein MIFDILTIFPNMFQGGPLCESIPGKAQAKGLVTIRVHNLRDFTTDRHQMTDDRPFGGGEGMVMKPEPIVRALETLAPLGPPAHVVLLSPQGVLFDQDLARRYSRLERLVLVCGRYEGVDERVARFFVDEEVSIGDFILSGGELAAMVVMDAVIRLLPGVLGNEASARAESFQEPILEYPHYTRPQEFRGLKVPEVLLSGDHQRIARWRRKQALLRTRERRPDLFARLTLSQEDLSLLREGDEAP, from the coding sequence ATGATCTTTGACATCCTGACCATTTTCCCGAACATGTTTCAGGGCGGGCCGCTTTGCGAAAGTATTCCGGGCAAAGCTCAAGCCAAAGGCCTGGTGACCATTCGCGTTCATAACTTGCGGGATTTCACCACGGATCGGCACCAGATGACCGACGACAGACCTTTCGGAGGCGGCGAAGGGATGGTCATGAAGCCGGAACCCATTGTGCGGGCTCTGGAAACCTTGGCCCCTTTAGGGCCGCCGGCGCATGTGGTGCTTTTAAGTCCCCAAGGTGTTTTGTTCGACCAGGACCTCGCTCGTCGTTACAGTCGTTTGGAACGGCTGGTGCTCGTGTGCGGCCGCTACGAAGGTGTTGATGAAAGGGTGGCCCGGTTTTTTGTGGATGAAGAGGTTTCTATCGGGGATTTTATTCTCTCCGGAGGCGAACTGGCCGCCATGGTGGTGATGGATGCGGTCATTCGATTGCTTCCCGGAGTGTTGGGAAACGAGGCCTCTGCGAGGGCCGAGTCGTTTCAAGAGCCCATTTTGGAATATCCTCACTACACCAGACCTCAAGAGTTTCGAGGGCTCAAGGTGCCCGAGGTGCTGCTTTCCGGGGATCATCAGCGGATCGCTCGATGGCGCCGCAAGCAGGCCCTCTTGCGAACCCGAGAGAGACGTCCGGATCTTTTTGCTCGATTGACCCTTTCCCAAGAGGACCTATCGTTGCTTAGGGAGGGGGATGAAGCTCCATGA
- the rplS gene encoding 50S ribosomal protein L19, translating into MGFNVIQSLERDLMRVDIPQFRVGDTVKVHVKIREGDKERIQVFEGVVIRRHRGGVGATFTVRKVSYGIGVERIFPLHSPQIDKIEVVRKGRVRRARLYYLRDRLGKAARIKERR; encoded by the coding sequence ATGGGCTTCAATGTGATTCAGAGTCTTGAACGCGACCTGATGCGCGTGGATATTCCGCAGTTTCGCGTTGGGGACACGGTGAAGGTGCATGTCAAGATTCGTGAAGGCGACAAGGAACGCATCCAGGTTTTTGAGGGTGTGGTGATTCGCCGGCATCGAGGGGGCGTGGGAGCCACCTTCACGGTGCGAAAGGTTTCTTATGGCATCGGCGTGGAGAGGATCTTTCCCCTTCATTCTCCGCAGATCGACAAAATCGAGGTGGTCCGTAAAGGTCGCGTGCGTCGTGCTCGCCTGTACTACCTGAGGGATCGCCTTGGCAAGGCGGCTCGAATCAAAGAACGACGATAG
- a CDS encoding RNA methyltransferase: MSDTGMVKEPILYLALVHAPVRNRRGEEIAAAVTNLDLHDMARLACTYELPACYVVTPLKDQQDLVHRLIHHWLYGVGSQLHPDRERALRRLRVVSTLEEAIAHVEKEHGRPPFLWATSARASGTDVEPAEARMILETTGRPGMLVFGTGWGLAEKVWRLCHGTLRPVEGRGDYNHLSVRCAAAILVDRFFREKVTSPF, encoded by the coding sequence ATGAGCGACACGGGCATGGTAAAGGAACCGATCCTTTACCTGGCGTTGGTCCATGCTCCGGTGCGGAACCGACGTGGGGAAGAAATCGCAGCTGCCGTGACCAATTTGGATTTGCACGACATGGCCCGGCTCGCCTGCACTTATGAACTTCCTGCATGCTACGTGGTGACCCCGCTTAAGGATCAGCAGGACCTGGTTCATCGTTTAATCCATCACTGGCTTTATGGGGTTGGAAGCCAATTACATCCCGATCGGGAACGGGCTCTACGGCGCCTTCGTGTAGTATCCACTTTGGAAGAAGCTATCGCTCACGTGGAAAAGGAACACGGTCGCCCGCCTTTTTTATGGGCCACTTCAGCACGAGCCAGTGGGACCGATGTGGAGCCGGCGGAGGCACGAATGATTCTTGAAACCACAGGTCGACCCGGCATGCTGGTGTTCGGTACCGGTTGGGGGTTGGCGGAAAAGGTCTGGAGGCTTTGCCACGGGACATTACGGCCGGTGGAGGGGCGAGGGGATTATAATCACCTTTCTGTTCGATGTGCGGCTGCCATTTTGGTGGACCGATTCTTCAGGGAAAAGGTCACTTCTCCATTTTGA